Proteins encoded together in one Flavobacterium keumense window:
- a CDS encoding RidA family protein has product MKKIIFTEKAPAPIGPYNQAVLTGNTLYTSGQIAINPANGELVLDTIEIETKQVMENMKAVLEAAGMTFENVVKSTIFISNMNDFGTINSIYGAYFHEKTAPARETVQVACLPKNVNVEISMIAVR; this is encoded by the coding sequence ATGAAGAAAATAATTTTTACTGAAAAAGCACCCGCTCCAATTGGCCCTTACAACCAAGCCGTACTAACAGGAAACACCTTGTACACCTCAGGACAAATTGCTATTAATCCAGCAAATGGAGAATTAGTTCTCGACACTATCGAGATAGAAACCAAACAAGTAATGGAAAATATGAAAGCTGTTTTAGAAGCAGCAGGGATGACGTTTGAAAATGTAGTAAAGTCAACTATATTCATTTCAAACATGAATGATTTTGGCACAATAAATTCTATTTACGGAGCTTATTTTCACGAAAAAACCGCTCCAGCTCGTGAAACGGTTCAAGTGGCTTGTTTGCCAAAAAATGTAAATGTAGAAATCTCTATGATTGCAGTGCGATAG
- a CDS encoding N-acetylglucosamine kinase yields MKLIVDSGSTKADWIAIDDNGKVLFTTQTLGLNPEILDEEQVVERLNDRFDILQNKNNATHLFFYGAGCGTDRMKSFLTQVFQSYFSNATVVVEEDTYAAVYATTPKGESAIVSILGTGSNCSYFDGKQLHQKVQSLGYIVMDDCSGNVFGKELIRKYYFNKMPQHLALEFEKEYDMSPDYIKSKLYKEANPNAYLATFAKFLIQHKEDPFCKKIIYKGMKSFVKNYIRQYDNYQEVPVHFVGSIAFYLKDELETTFEKYQIKLGNVLRRPIDGLIAYHVANK; encoded by the coding sequence ATGAAATTAATAGTTGATAGTGGTTCTACTAAAGCTGATTGGATTGCGATAGACGATAATGGCAAAGTATTGTTTACTACGCAAACTTTAGGTTTGAATCCTGAAATTCTTGATGAAGAACAAGTTGTTGAACGATTGAATGATCGTTTTGATATTTTACAAAATAAAAACAATGCAACTCATTTGTTCTTTTATGGAGCAGGTTGTGGAACAGATAGAATGAAATCTTTTCTTACACAGGTTTTTCAATCGTATTTTTCCAATGCAACTGTGGTAGTTGAAGAAGATACCTATGCAGCAGTATATGCAACTACTCCAAAAGGAGAGAGTGCCATTGTAAGTATTTTAGGGACAGGATCTAACTGTAGTTATTTTGACGGGAAACAATTACATCAAAAAGTACAATCTTTGGGGTACATTGTTATGGATGATTGTAGTGGTAATGTTTTTGGTAAAGAATTGATTAGAAAATATTATTTCAATAAAATGCCACAACATTTGGCATTGGAGTTTGAAAAAGAATACGATATGTCTCCAGATTATATCAAAAGTAAATTGTATAAAGAAGCTAATCCCAATGCCTATTTAGCAACCTTTGCTAAATTTTTAATTCAGCATAAAGAAGATCCTTTCTGTAAAAAAATTATTTATAAAGGGATGAAATCTTTTGTGAAAAATTATATCAGACAATACGATAATTATCAAGAAGTACCTGTTCATTTTGTGGGATCTATTGCGTTTTATTTGAAAGATGAATTAGAAACTACTTTTGAAAAATACCAGATTAAATTAGGAAATGTATTGCGAAGACCAATCGATGGATTGATAGCTTATCACGTTGCTAACAAATAA
- a CDS encoding DUF4159 domain-containing protein, whose amino-acid sequence MRKIHLLLLCLSFQCFAQEIALVKYHGGGDWYANPTSLPNLIRFCNSTIQTKIKSKPATVEPSSPDIFSYPYIHMTGHGNVIFNPEEETNLRIYLNSGGFLHIDDNYGMNEYIRKVIKKLFPSNELVEIPVNHPIFQKPFSFPNGLPKIHEHDNKRPQAFGIFIKNRLVLLYTFECDLGDGWEDAEVHNDPIEVRQKALKMGANIINYIFNN is encoded by the coding sequence ATGAGAAAAATCCATCTCTTATTGTTATGCCTATCTTTTCAATGCTTCGCTCAGGAAATTGCCTTAGTAAAATACCACGGAGGTGGCGATTGGTATGCTAATCCTACTTCGTTACCCAATTTAATTCGCTTTTGTAATAGCACTATTCAGACGAAAATTAAATCAAAACCGGCAACGGTAGAACCAAGCAGCCCTGATATCTTTAGTTATCCTTATATCCACATGACGGGTCACGGAAATGTGATTTTCAATCCCGAAGAAGAAACCAACCTGAGAATTTACTTGAACTCAGGCGGATTTTTACATATCGATGACAATTACGGGATGAACGAATACATTCGGAAAGTCATCAAAAAACTATTCCCATCAAATGAATTAGTTGAAATTCCGGTCAATCATCCTATTTTTCAAAAACCTTTTTCTTTCCCAAATGGTTTGCCTAAAATTCACGAACACGATAATAAGCGACCACAAGCCTTTGGGATTTTTATAAAAAACCGATTGGTGTTATTGTATACTTTTGAATGTGATTTAGGAGATGGCTGGGAAGATGCCGAAGTACACAATGATCCTATTGAAGTACGCCAAAAAGCACTGAAAATGGGTGCCAATATTATCAATTACATTTTCAATAATTAA
- a CDS encoding 16S rRNA (uracil(1498)-N(3))-methyltransferase has translation MQLFYNATINEATETFSFDREESKHIIKVLRKKDGDILFVTNGLGVLFKTEIILASDSKCTVQIVSFEKTAPAPFRLHLAVAPTKMNDRYEWFLEKATEIGIQEITPIICDRSERKVINPERFDKIILSAMKQSNELYLPKLNPAISFKEFMKQKNNGLQLIAHCEETDKKTLKSVLQSNTDVTILIGPEGDFSNKEIALALEQNYIPVSLGNTRLRTETAAVVACHSVVFFNEK, from the coding sequence ATGCAATTATTTTATAATGCTACTATAAACGAAGCCACTGAAACCTTTTCGTTCGACAGAGAAGAAAGTAAACATATTATTAAAGTATTACGCAAAAAGGATGGAGATATCTTATTTGTAACTAATGGTTTAGGTGTTTTATTTAAAACTGAAATAATACTGGCTTCGGATTCCAAATGTACGGTTCAAATCGTATCTTTTGAGAAAACTGCTCCTGCTCCATTTCGATTGCATTTAGCTGTAGCTCCGACTAAAATGAACGACCGATACGAATGGTTTTTGGAAAAAGCAACTGAAATTGGCATTCAAGAAATTACCCCTATTATTTGTGATCGTTCCGAGAGAAAAGTTATCAATCCAGAACGTTTTGATAAAATTATTCTCTCCGCAATGAAACAGTCTAACGAGTTGTATTTACCTAAACTGAATCCTGCTATTTCGTTTAAAGAATTCATGAAACAAAAAAACAACGGACTGCAACTGATTGCGCATTGTGAAGAAACAGATAAAAAAACATTAAAGTCTGTTTTACAATCGAACACAGATGTTACTATATTAATTGGTCCTGAAGGTGATTTTTCTAATAAAGAAATTGCGTTGGCATTGGAACAAAATTATATTCCCGTTTCTTTAGGAAATACAAGACTCCGCACTGAAACGGCAGCTGTAGTAGCCTGTCATAGTGTGGTGTTTTTTAATGAGAAATAA
- a CDS encoding translocation/assembly module TamB domain-containing protein — MLIGCILLLLVFGIVLSLPVVQTQIARYVMTSLKEDFGTEITLEQVAISPFGGVKFKNVLIRDHHQDTLIYANRIKTTILDGKKLLDGDLIFSDLSLDGLVFNLKTYKKEKLTNIDVFINAFGEGKPSKKHFLLTAQDAQITNGHFILTDENRVIPKDVDFTKLNIQLSDFKLYGPDVNTNILKMSFLDHRGMYVKKLSGIFSYTKKQIKLTKLEALTKENSELKANVTLNYKIEDFADFNNKVQFDVQLASSTLASNDIRCFYKELGKNQFFYTKANLLGTLNNLKVSQLNLVDSKKSKMIGAIRFKNLFPNKGQEFYMKGKFSTLSSSYDDLVTLLPNVLGKTLPANLEKLGKFNLVGTTELTTKDIDANFTMTTALGNVKSNFVMHSIDFIDKASYVGNVVLDKFDLGTFVSEKDLGKISLNLAIDGIGFTEKYLNTQIKGAISQMDYNNYSYHNLEVNGNFKMPIYQGKVTVHDPNLNLTFDGLVDWTKKDSRFDFHIGIDHANLYQLKFTKDATSLLKGDIVVQVAGNSVDNLQGDVFVNETTYTNSKSTYFFTDFKVNSSFDGNNIRTITVNSPDIVEGKIEGKYKFNQLRKLVENSLGSLYTNYKPNKVEKGQFLNFNFSINNKIVEVLFPEISIETNTIVKGKINSDKNEFKLNFNSPQIIAAKNTFDNVRINVDNKNPLYNAYIELDSIKSKYYKIRDFSLINVTMKDSLFFRTEFKGGAKGEDYFNLNLYHTINKDKKNVVGISKSEVKFKDYLWFLNENDTQDNRIVFDKELKEFAIEDIVLSHENQRIELLGTTRGNSYKDLKLNFKDVNLNKITPENELFVFDGKINGEVNFKQDKIVYRPTASLKIDQLSLNKTNLGMLDLDIEGDENLSKFTINSTIKKEGFESFNASGNFQVKNNETVIDLRLKLDEFKLATLEPIGGEVLSNIRGLVSGNATIQGNFTKPEINGRLYLDKAGMGIPYLGTDYFLTDKTIIDLTDEKFLFRNNLLTDSKYGTKGLLNGTIEHKNFSDWKLDLTVTSKRLLSLDTKDNEDAAYFGTAYINGVASIKGLTNALFVKVDAKSEKGTTIKIPINNAESVSDNAFMHFITAKEKFNLKQGIVEKVRDYNGLELEFDFDITPDAEVEVILDRNSGHGMKGKGNGSLLFKINTLGKFNMWGDFQAYEGTYNFRTTGITKKFNVKKGGSISWDGNPLRAQLNLEAVYKTTANPSLLIDNSSFNKKVPVEVVIGIKGDLMSPEPDFNIEFPTVSNVLKSEIQTKLYDKEVRQTQALYLLSSGSFLSSEGISKTDLSGSLFETASGLLGNVIQSDDEKFNVGINLVGADRRLGKETDGRFEASISSKINDRLTINGKFGVPFGGINQTAFVGNLEILWRLNDEGTMNLRFFNKENDVNYIGQGIGYTQGAGISYEVDFDTFKELVTKMFKKQRVFETIPAEYLNQDSEMTPDYIRFSNSKKTNKEAPKRNQEAIIPEED; from the coding sequence TTGTTAATAGGATGTATACTCCTGTTGCTTGTGTTTGGTATTGTGTTGAGCTTGCCAGTGGTGCAAACTCAGATAGCTCGATATGTAATGACTTCTTTGAAGGAGGATTTTGGTACAGAAATTACACTTGAACAAGTGGCAATTTCTCCTTTTGGCGGAGTAAAATTTAAAAATGTATTGATTAGAGATCACCATCAAGATACTTTAATTTACGCAAATCGAATTAAGACCACCATTTTAGACGGAAAGAAGTTATTGGATGGAGATTTGATCTTTAGTGACTTGAGTTTAGATGGATTGGTATTTAATTTGAAAACCTATAAGAAAGAAAAGCTGACTAATATAGACGTTTTTATTAATGCCTTTGGAGAAGGGAAACCGTCTAAAAAACATTTTTTATTGACCGCGCAAGATGCTCAGATTACCAATGGGCATTTTATTTTAACTGACGAAAATAGAGTTATTCCGAAGGATGTTGATTTTACAAAATTAAATATCCAACTTTCTGATTTCAAATTGTACGGTCCTGATGTAAATACCAATATTCTGAAAATGTCTTTTTTAGATCATCGGGGAATGTATGTAAAAAAATTAAGTGGAATCTTTAGTTATACCAAAAAGCAAATCAAATTAACGAAGTTAGAAGCATTAACTAAGGAAAATTCCGAGTTAAAAGCGAATGTTACTTTGAATTATAAGATTGAAGATTTTGCGGATTTCAATAACAAAGTACAATTTGATGTTCAATTGGCCTCATCTACTTTGGCCTCAAATGATATTCGTTGTTTTTACAAAGAACTAGGTAAAAACCAATTCTTTTATACTAAAGCCAATTTATTAGGAACACTGAATAATTTAAAAGTCAGTCAATTGAATTTGGTGGATTCTAAAAAAAGCAAAATGATTGGCGCTATCCGATTTAAAAATTTGTTTCCCAATAAAGGACAAGAATTCTACATGAAAGGAAAATTCAGTACGCTTTCGTCAAGTTATGATGATTTAGTGACTTTATTGCCTAATGTTCTCGGAAAAACATTGCCAGCTAACTTAGAAAAATTAGGTAAGTTTAATTTAGTTGGAACAACGGAATTAACTACAAAAGATATTGATGCGAACTTTACAATGACTACTGCTTTAGGAAATGTAAAATCAAATTTTGTGATGCATTCTATTGATTTTATTGATAAAGCTTCTTATGTTGGAAATGTAGTTTTGGATAAATTTGACTTAGGAACTTTTGTTTCTGAAAAAGATTTGGGTAAAATCAGTTTGAATCTTGCTATTGATGGGATAGGTTTTACTGAGAAATATTTGAATACACAAATCAAAGGTGCTATCTCTCAAATGGATTATAATAATTATTCCTATCACAATTTAGAGGTAAATGGGAATTTTAAAATGCCTATTTATCAAGGGAAAGTTACTGTACATGACCCTAATTTGAACCTGACATTTGATGGTTTAGTCGATTGGACTAAAAAAGATAGCCGATTTGATTTTCATATTGGTATTGACCATGCTAACTTGTACCAACTCAAGTTTACTAAAGACGCGACTTCATTACTGAAAGGAGATATTGTGGTTCAAGTTGCTGGGAATTCGGTAGATAACTTACAAGGAGATGTCTTTGTAAACGAAACTACCTATACAAACTCTAAATCGACTTATTTCTTTACTGATTTTAAGGTTAATTCTAGTTTTGACGGAAATAATATTAGAACGATAACAGTTAATTCTCCAGATATTGTGGAGGGTAAGATTGAGGGTAAATACAAATTCAATCAATTACGAAAATTAGTTGAAAATTCATTAGGTAGTCTTTATACCAATTACAAACCAAATAAGGTAGAGAAAGGGCAATTTTTAAATTTTAATTTTTCAATTAATAATAAAATTGTCGAAGTACTCTTTCCTGAAATTTCTATTGAAACGAATACAATTGTAAAAGGAAAAATCAATTCGGATAAGAATGAATTCAAACTTAACTTTAATTCACCTCAGATAATTGCTGCTAAGAATACGTTTGATAATGTTAGGATTAATGTAGATAATAAAAATCCATTGTATAATGCTTATATCGAATTGGATTCTATTAAATCGAAGTATTATAAGATACGTGATTTTAGTTTGATTAATGTTACAATGAAAGATTCCTTGTTTTTTCGTACGGAATTTAAAGGAGGAGCAAAAGGCGAGGATTATTTCAATTTGAATTTATATCACACCATTAATAAAGACAAAAAAAATGTTGTTGGTATTAGTAAATCAGAAGTAAAATTCAAGGATTATTTATGGTTTTTGAACGAAAATGATACCCAAGACAATCGAATTGTTTTTGATAAAGAACTAAAAGAGTTTGCTATTGAAGATATTGTTTTATCGCATGAAAATCAAAGAATAGAGTTGTTAGGTACGACTAGAGGAAATTCGTATAAAGATTTAAAATTGAATTTTAAGGATGTGAATTTGAATAAAATTACTCCAGAAAATGAATTGTTTGTTTTTGATGGTAAAATTAACGGGGAGGTTAATTTTAAACAAGACAAAATCGTATACCGCCCAACAGCCTCGTTAAAGATTGATCAATTGAGTTTGAATAAAACGAATTTAGGCATGCTCGATTTGGATATCGAGGGAGATGAAAATTTATCTAAATTCACTATAAACTCTACAATAAAAAAAGAGGGTTTCGAATCGTTTAATGCGAGTGGAAATTTTCAAGTAAAAAACAATGAGACAGTAATAGATTTACGATTAAAATTAGATGAATTCAAGTTGGCAACATTAGAGCCAATAGGAGGAGAGGTTTTGTCTAATATCAGAGGTTTGGTATCTGGAAATGCAACGATTCAAGGAAATTTTACAAAACCTGAAATCAACGGTCGTCTTTATCTTGATAAAGCAGGAATGGGTATTCCGTATTTGGGAACAGATTATTTTTTGACTGATAAAACCATTATTGATTTGACAGATGAGAAATTCTTATTTAGAAATAATTTGCTAACAGATTCTAAATATGGCACCAAAGGACTTTTAAATGGAACCATTGAGCATAAGAATTTCTCAGATTGGAAATTGGATTTAACAGTTACGTCTAAAAGATTACTGTCACTAGATACTAAAGATAATGAGGATGCGGCCTATTTTGGCACTGCTTATATTAATGGAGTTGCGAGTATTAAAGGGCTTACAAATGCATTGTTTGTGAAGGTTGATGCTAAGTCAGAGAAAGGAACAACAATAAAAATCCCAATCAATAACGCAGAAAGTGTAAGTGATAATGCTTTCATGCATTTTATCACAGCAAAAGAAAAATTCAATTTGAAACAAGGAATTGTAGAGAAAGTTAGAGATTATAATGGTTTAGAGTTAGAATTTGATTTTGATATTACTCCAGATGCTGAGGTAGAGGTTATTTTAGATCGAAATTCAGGACACGGGATGAAGGGTAAGGGGAATGGATCGTTGTTATTTAAGATTAATACTTTGGGTAAATTTAATATGTGGGGAGATTTCCAAGCGTATGAAGGAACGTATAATTTTAGAACAACCGGTATTACTAAAAAATTTAATGTTAAAAAAGGAGGCTCTATTTCTTGGGATGGAAATCCTCTAAGGGCACAACTTAATTTAGAAGCGGTGTACAAAACTACTGCTAATCCTTCTTTATTGATAGATAATTCCTCATTCAACAAGAAAGTACCGGTTGAAGTAGTAATTGGTATTAAGGGAGATTTAATGAGTCCAGAACCTGATTTTAATATTGAATTTCCAACTGTAAGTAATGTTTTAAAATCAGAGATACAAACTAAATTGTATGACAAAGAAGTGCGTCAAACACAAGCATTATATCTTTTATCGTCAGGAAGTTTTTTAAGTTCTGAAGGAATTAGCAAGACAGACTTGTCAGGGAGTTTGTTCGAAACCGCATCAGGCTTACTGGGTAACGTGATACAATCCGACGATGAAAAGTTTAATGTAGGGATTAATCTTGTAGGTGCTGATAGAAGGCTAGGTAAAGAAACAGATGGTCGATTTGAGGCATCAATTTCATCTAAAATTAATGATAGACTAACTATTAATGGTAAATTTGGAGTTCCTTTTGGGGGAATTAATCAAACAGCTTTTGTAGGCAATTTGGAAATATTATGGCGTTTAAATGATGAGGGAACAATGAACCTGAGGTTTTTTAATAAAGAAAATGATGTAAATTACATAGGTCAAGGAATTGGTTATACTCAAGGGGCAGGTATTTCGTATGAGGTAGATTTCGATACTTTTAAAGAGCTAGTGACTAAAATGTTTAAAAAGCAACGTGTTTTTGAAACAATTCCGGCAGAATATTTAAACCAAGATTCAGAAATGACCCCTGATTATATCCGTTTTTCGAATTCAAAAAAGACAAATAAGGAAGCACCCAAAAGAAATCAGGAAGCTATAATTCCAGAAGAAGACTAA
- the pfkA gene encoding 6-phosphofructokinase — MPNKIRKIGVLTSGGDSPGMNAAIRSVVRTCAFHNIGCIGIYRGYQGMIEGDFKEMGPRTVNNIINKGGTILKSARSMEFKTPEGRKKAYDNLVKAEIDAFVVIGGDGSFTGALIFNSEFNFPVIGIPGTIDNDIFGTSHTLGYDTALNTVVEVIDKIRDTASSHNRLFLVEVMGRDAGHIALNAGIGAGAEEILIPEEDMGLDRLLDSLKKSKATGKSSSIVVIAEGDKIGKSVFELKDYVESNLPEYDVRVSVLGHMQRGGSPSCFDRVLASRLGVKAVESLLEGKSNLMAGIIADKITLTPLEQAIKGHSEIDRELLRVSDIVSI; from the coding sequence ATGCCAAATAAGATAAGAAAAATAGGTGTTTTGACATCTGGAGGAGATTCTCCTGGGATGAATGCCGCCATACGTTCAGTAGTTAGAACTTGTGCATTTCATAATATTGGATGTATAGGGATTTATAGAGGATATCAAGGAATGATTGAGGGAGACTTCAAAGAGATGGGACCTCGAACAGTAAACAACATTATCAATAAAGGCGGTACTATTTTAAAGTCGGCTCGTTCTATGGAATTTAAAACTCCTGAAGGAAGAAAAAAGGCTTATGATAATTTAGTGAAAGCTGAGATTGACGCCTTTGTTGTTATTGGTGGAGATGGAAGTTTTACAGGAGCTTTGATATTTAATTCAGAGTTCAACTTTCCTGTAATTGGAATTCCAGGTACCATTGATAATGATATTTTTGGTACAAGTCATACACTAGGATATGATACTGCTTTAAATACAGTCGTTGAAGTAATTGATAAAATTCGTGATACGGCCAGTTCACATAACCGATTATTTTTAGTTGAGGTAATGGGGCGTGATGCAGGACATATTGCTTTAAATGCCGGTATTGGAGCTGGTGCCGAAGAAATTCTTATTCCTGAAGAAGACATGGGATTAGATCGTTTATTAGATTCGCTTAAGAAAAGTAAAGCTACAGGAAAATCATCAAGTATTGTGGTAATTGCAGAAGGAGATAAAATTGGGAAAAGCGTTTTCGAATTGAAAGATTATGTAGAATCCAATTTACCTGAATATGATGTTAGAGTATCTGTATTAGGACATATGCAAAGAGGAGGTTCTCCATCTTGTTTTGATAGAGTATTAGCTAGTAGATTAGGAGTTAAAGCCGTAGAGTCTTTATTAGAAGGTAAATCGAATTTGATGGCTGGTATTATTGCTGATAAGATTACATTGACTCCTTTAGAACAAGCTATCAAAGGACATTCAGAAATTGACAGAGAATTGTTGCGTGTTTCGGATATTGTATCAATCTAA
- a CDS encoding methylglyoxal synthase, with product MEIAVIAHDGKKNDLVRFLIKNKSILQQERIKLIATGTTGGKAEEAGFDVKRMLSGPLGGDAQIAGRVAEGKTQMVFFFKDPLSSHPHEADINMLIRVCDVHNVPLATNEATAQLLLNAIALQS from the coding sequence ATGGAAATTGCTGTAATTGCACACGATGGGAAAAAAAATGATTTAGTTCGTTTCTTAATTAAAAATAAATCCATTTTGCAGCAAGAAAGAATCAAATTGATAGCCACAGGAACTACTGGGGGTAAGGCTGAAGAAGCAGGTTTTGATGTAAAGCGAATGCTTTCCGGACCATTAGGAGGCGATGCGCAAATTGCTGGTAGAGTGGCAGAAGGTAAAACTCAAATGGTTTTCTTTTTCAAAGACCCCTTGTCAAGTCATCCACACGAAGCGGATATTAATATGCTAATACGTGTTTGTGATGTACATAATGTGCCATTGGCTACTAATGAGGCAACGGCACAATTATTACTCAACGCTATCGCACTGCAATCATAG
- the gap gene encoding type I glyceraldehyde-3-phosphate dehydrogenase yields the protein MSKVKLGINGFGRIGRIVFRESFNRDNVEVVAINDLLEVDHLAYLLKYDSVHGRFNGTVEVKEGKLYVNGRHIRVTAERNPADLKWNEVGVDVVAECTGFFTTVETASEHIKGGAKKVIISAPSADAPMFVMGVNHETAKASDLVVSNASCTTNCLAPLAKVIHDNFEIVEGLMTTVHATTSTQMTNDGPSRKDYRGGRSALVNMIPSSTGAAKAVGVVIPSLNGKLTGMSMRVPTVDVSAVDLTVKLAKETSYAEIMAVLKKASETTMKGILGFTEDDVVSNDFVSDARTSIIDAKAGIGLNSTFFKIISWYDNEYGYSSKLIDLSVHIAGLK from the coding sequence ATGTCAAAAGTAAAATTAGGAATAAACGGTTTCGGAAGAATAGGACGAATTGTATTTAGAGAATCTTTCAACAGAGATAATGTTGAAGTAGTAGCAATCAATGATTTGTTAGAAGTAGACCACTTAGCATACCTTTTAAAATATGATTCAGTACACGGTCGTTTTAATGGGACTGTTGAAGTTAAAGAAGGTAAGTTATATGTAAATGGAAGACACATCCGTGTAACTGCTGAAAGAAATCCAGCGGATTTGAAATGGAATGAAGTAGGTGTGGATGTAGTTGCAGAATGTACAGGTTTCTTCACTACTGTTGAAACAGCAAGTGAACATATCAAAGGTGGTGCTAAAAAAGTAATTATTTCTGCTCCTTCAGCTGATGCTCCAATGTTTGTAATGGGAGTAAATCACGAAACTGCTAAAGCTTCTGATTTAGTTGTTTCTAATGCTTCTTGTACAACAAACTGTTTAGCTCCATTAGCTAAAGTAATTCACGATAATTTTGAAATCGTTGAAGGTTTAATGACTACAGTTCATGCGACTACTTCAACTCAAATGACTAATGACGGTCCTTCTAGAAAAGATTATAGAGGTGGTCGTTCTGCTTTAGTGAATATGATTCCGTCTTCTACAGGTGCTGCAAAAGCGGTAGGAGTTGTAATTCCTTCATTAAACGGAAAATTGACAGGTATGTCAATGCGTGTTCCTACTGTTGATGTTTCTGCAGTAGATTTAACAGTAAAATTAGCTAAAGAAACTTCGTATGCTGAAATTATGGCTGTTTTGAAAAAAGCTTCTGAAACTACAATGAAAGGAATTTTAGGATTTACTGAAGATGACGTTGTATCAAATGATTTTGTTTCAGATGCAAGAACTTCTATCATTGATGCAAAAGCTGGAATTGGTTTGAATTCTACTTTCTTCAAAATTATTTCTTGGTATGATAATGAATATGGATATTCAAGTAAATTAATTGATTTATCTGTTCATATCGCAGGCTTAAAATAA
- the tsaD gene encoding tRNA (adenosine(37)-N6)-threonylcarbamoyltransferase complex transferase subunit TsaD — MQNSEVFILAIESSCDDTAAAVLHNDKVLSNVVANQLIHNQYGGVVPELASRAHQQNIVPVIDAALRKANIQKEQLSAIAFTQGPGLMGSLLVGSSFAKSMALALQIPLIAVNHMHAHILAHFIDEEGFDKPEFPFLALTISGGHTQIVRVDGFFNMSIIGETTDDAVGEAFDKSAKILGLPYPGGPLVDKYAQLGNPKAFPFTKPKVPGLDFSFSGLKTAILYFIQKKKLENSNFIEENINDICASIQHTIIEILMDKLKLAVKETGIKQIAIGGGVSANSGIRNTLKEAEKKYGWKTFIPKFEYTTDNAAMIGIVGYQKFLSEHFETSSVVSKARIQF; from the coding sequence ATGCAAAATTCCGAGGTTTTTATTCTTGCCATCGAAAGTTCTTGCGACGATACTGCAGCAGCCGTTTTACATAACGATAAAGTACTGTCAAATGTTGTTGCCAATCAATTGATTCACAATCAATATGGCGGTGTAGTTCCTGAACTAGCTTCAAGAGCCCACCAACAAAATATAGTTCCGGTGATTGATGCTGCGCTGCGAAAAGCAAATATACAAAAAGAACAGCTTTCAGCAATTGCTTTTACGCAAGGCCCGGGTTTAATGGGTTCTTTGTTAGTAGGCAGTTCTTTTGCGAAATCAATGGCACTGGCATTACAAATTCCGTTAATAGCAGTCAATCACATGCACGCTCACATTTTAGCGCATTTTATTGACGAAGAAGGATTTGACAAACCTGAATTTCCTTTTTTAGCATTAACTATTAGTGGGGGGCATACGCAAATAGTTCGTGTAGATGGTTTTTTTAACATGAGCATTATTGGCGAAACAACTGATGATGCTGTTGGTGAAGCTTTTGATAAAAGTGCCAAAATACTCGGGCTACCCTATCCTGGCGGCCCTTTGGTAGACAAATATGCACAATTAGGAAACCCTAAAGCATTCCCTTTCACCAAACCTAAAGTCCCTGGTTTAGATTTTAGTTTTTCGGGATTGAAAACCGCTATTTTGTATTTTATTCAAAAGAAAAAACTAGAAAATTCGAACTTCATTGAGGAAAACATCAATGACATTTGTGCTTCCATTCAACACACCATTATTGAAATTTTAATGGACAAATTGAAATTAGCGGTCAAAGAAACTGGAATTAAACAAATTGCCATTGGTGGCGGCGTTTCGGCTAATTCCGGAATACGCAACACCCTAAAAGAAGCTGAAAAAAAATACGGATGGAAGACCTTCATTCCTAAATTTGAATACACCACCGATAATGCTGCAATGATTGGAATTGTAGGTTATCAAAAGTTTTTATCGGAACATTTTGAAACTTCATCGGTAGTTTCGAAAGCAAGAATTCAATTCTAA